In the Sarcophilus harrisii chromosome 1, mSarHar1.11, whole genome shotgun sequence genome, one interval contains:
- the ITIH3 gene encoding inter-alpha-trypsin inhibitor heavy chain H3 isoform X2, whose translation MAVTIRLYISLVLLSGLGTSHFLINPLRNNRVVDGIEIYSTKINCKVTSRFAHNVVTTRAVNRADTAKEVSFDVELPKTAFITNFTMTIDGVTYPGNVKEKEVAKKQYEKAVSQGKTAGLVKASGRKLEKFTVSVNVAAGSKVTFELTYEELLKRHKGKYEMYIKVQPKQLINHFEIVADIYEPQGIKELNADVSFITNDLMNVLTKSFSGKKGHVSFKPSFDQQRSCPTCSTSLLNGDFIITYDVNREQPGNVQIVNGYFVHFFAPQNLPIVPKNVVFVIDISGSMSGRKLAQTKDALLHILNDVKEDDFLNFILFSSDVTVWKENMVQATPENLKEARNFVENMQTAGLTNINDGLLKGIEMVNRAREMGILLDRSTSIIIMLTDGEANTGESRVDKIQENVKNAIGGKFPLYNLGFGHDVNYNFLEKMALENHGVARRIYEDSDANLQMQGFYDEVANPLLIDVDLQYPQNAISDVTQNNYQHFYDGSEIVVAGKVVDLESNSFVADVKGHGALNDLTFTEEVDMKEMEEALKEQEYIFGDYIERLWAYLTIEQLLEKRKNAEGEEKENLTAQALDLSLKYHFVTPLTSMVVTKPEDNEETQSIADKPGEEVKADQISHVYATQLNYQPPSNPYYFVDGDPHFIIEVPEKDDALCFNIDAQPGVVLNLIQDPDTGITVNGEIIGEKKASSEPNKNKSYFGKLGIVALQMDLQVEVTPQRITLWSGGRKSSFTWMDTVTITQNGLSVTINRKKNMVVSIGDGVTFVIVLHQVWKKHPIHQDFLGLYTVDSHRMSTKTHGLLGQFFHPFDFEVFDVRPGSDPKKPDATMIVKNHKLTVTRGSQKDYRKDSGQGTKVFCWFVHDNGSGLIDGVHTDYIVPDLFYHSPIQS comes from the exons GACAATTGATGGCGTCACCTATCCTGGAAATGTGAAGGAAAAAGAAGTCGCCAAAAAGCAGTATGAGAAAGCTGTGTCCCAGGGCAAGACGGCTGGCCTGGTAAA AGCCTcaggaagaaaactggaaaaattcaCTGTCTCTGTGAATGTGGCTGCTGGCAGCAAAGTCACTTTTGAGCTGACCTATGAAGAACTGTTAAAGCGGcacaaaggaaaatatgaaatgtaCATCAAGGTTCAGCCCAAGCAACTGATCAATCACTTTGAG ATTGTGGCAGACATTTATGAGCCCCAAGGGATCAAAGAACTGAACGCTGATGTTTCCTTTATCACCAATGACCTAATGAATGTCCTCACAAAGTCCTTCTCAGGGAAAAAG GGTCATGTTTCCTTCAAGCCAAGTTTTGATCAGCAACGCTCATGTCCAACTTGCTCCACTTCTCTCTTGAATGGGGACTTCATAATAACATATGATGTAAACAGAGAACAACCTGGGAATGTGCAG aTTGTCAATGGATACTTCGTGCACTTCTTTGCTCCCCAAAACCTTCCCATTGTGCCCAAGAATGTGGTCTTTGTCATAGATATCAGTGGGTCCATGTCTGGTCGGAAGTTGGCCCAG ACAAAGGATGCACTTCTCCATATCTTGAATGATGTAAAAGAAGATGACTTCCTGAATTTTATCCTGTTTAGTTCAGATGTGACTGTTTGGAAAGAAAATATGGTCCAAGCTACTCCTGAGAACCTCAAGGAAGCAAGAAACTTTGTAGAAAACATGCAGACCGCTGGAT TAACCAACATCAATGATGGCCTTCTCAAGGGCATTGAGATGGTGAACAGAGCTCGAGAGATGGGAATCCTCCTTGACAGAAGTACCTCTATAATCATCATGCTGACCGACGGGGAAGCCAATACTG GAGAAAGTAGAGTTGATAAAATCCAGGAAAATGTAAAGAATGCCATTGGAGGCAAGTTTCCCTTATATAATCTTGGCTTTGGCCATGATGTCAATTATAACTTCCTGGAAAAGATGGCGTTGGAGAATCACGGGGTGGCCCGAAGGATCTATGAAGATTCTGATGCAAATTTACAAATGCAG GGTTTCTATGATGAAGTGGCCAACCCCCTGCTCATCGATGTCGACCTGCAGTACCCACAGAATGCCATCAGTGACGTCACCCAGAACAACTACCAGCATTTCTATGACGGCTCTGAGATTGTGGTGGCTGGGAAAGTGGTGGACTTGGAGAGCAACAGCTTCGTTGCTGATGTTAAGGGACATGGT GCCTTAAATGACCTGACATTCACAGAAGAAGTAGACATGAAGGAGATGGAGGAAGCCCTTAAGGAGCAAGAATACATCTTTGGGGACTACATTGAGAGACTCTGGGCCTACCTCACAATTGAACAGCTCCTGGAAAAGCG GAAGAATGctgagggggaggagaaggagaaccTGACAGCTCAAGCTCTGGATCTGTCCCTAAAGTACCACTTTGTGACACCACTGACATCCATGGTGGTCACCAAGCCTGAAGACAATGAAGAAACACAGTCAATCGCAGACAAGCCTGGTGAAG AAG TGAAGGCTGATCAAATCTCCCATGTCT ATGCAACCCAACTTAATTATCAGCCTCCATCCAATCCCTACTACTTTG TGGATGGAGACCCACACTTTATCATCGAAGTGCCAGAGAAGGACGACGCTCTCTGTTTCAACATTGATGCACAGCCCGGGGTAGTGCTGAACCTCATCCAGGATCCAGACACAG GTATCACAGTTAATGGGGAGATCATTGGAGAAAAGAAAGCCAGTTCAGAACCAAACAAGAACAAGTCCTATTTTGGGAAGCTTGGAATTGTTGCCCTtcagatggatttacaggtgGAAGTAACACCCCAGAGGATTACCCTGTGGAGTGGAGGCAGGAAAAGCAGCTTTACGTGGATGGACACAGTCACTATCACACAAAATGG tttgtcagtGACCATCAACCGAAAGAAAAACATGGTGGTCTCAATTGGAGATGGAGTCACCTTTGTGATCGTCTTACATCAGGTGTGGAAGAAACACCCAATTCACCAGGACTTCCTTGGGCTATATACAGTTGACAGTCACCGGATGTCAACAAAGACACATGGACTGCTGG GACAATTCTTTCACCCTTTTGACTTTGAAGTTTTTGATGTTCGGCCAGGATCTGACCCCAAGAAACCGGATGCCACCATGATTGTGAAAAACCATAAGCTGACAGTCACCAG gggTTCACAGAAAGATTATAGGAAGGACTCTGGACAAGGCACCAAGGTCTTCTGCTGGTTTGTCCATGACAATGGATCTGGGCTGATTGATGGTGTCCACACTGACTATATTGTGCCTGATCTATTCTACCATAGTCCAATTCAGTCCTAA